A window of Bufo gargarizans isolate SCDJY-AF-19 chromosome 9, ASM1485885v1, whole genome shotgun sequence contains these coding sequences:
- the LOC122919541 gene encoding nascent polypeptide-associated complex subunit alpha-like, whose product MEDACHPQSESYVIIKLKNRNERSELKVSKSECGEETFLFLCRHLRIPPEKIRLVCRGKIVTKDNLSSFIANGAIFQAFGEEAEDETGLDVRDIEVLMNQLSVERNVAVKALRKTGDLIDAILYVSENL is encoded by the coding sequence ATGGAAGACGCTTGTCATCCACAATCGGAGAGTTATGttataataaaactaaaaaacagAAATGAAAGATCTGAACTCAAAGTATCAAAGAGTGAATGTGGGGAAGAAACCTTCCTGTTTCTGTGCCGTCATCTAAGAATTCCCCCAGAGAAGATAAGACTGGTCTGTAGAGGAAAAATCGTGACCAAGGACAACCTGTCCTCTTTTATTGCCAACGGAGCCATTTTTCAGGCATTTGGGGAAGAAGCTGAAGATGAAACCGGCTTGGATGTCAGAGACATTGAGGTGCTGATGAATCAGTTATCAGTGGAGAGGAACGTGGCTGTGAAAGCTTTGAGGAAGACTGGAGATCTTATTGATGCCATCTTGTATGTTTCTGAGAACTTGTAG